The Nostoc sp. 'Peltigera membranacea cyanobiont' N6 genome contains the following window.
CTATGATGTTGCCTTCTGGACTAATTACAGCTTGAAAACTCAAGTCTTGACGCTGCGTTGCTAAGGCTAAAACTATTACCGGATCGACTACATAACGATTTAAACCCAAGCGAATTTTTTCTTGAGCTTCTTCCAAAGTTAAACCTTGTAAGAAAACTGTTCCCAGTAACGGCACCACAATATTACCTTCTGGGTTGATTAAAGCTTGAAAGCCCAAATCTGGAAAGCGCTGAACCGAAACGCTAATTCCATCTCCTATGCCTAAGCGGTATGGGCCGGGGGGACGCTGAAGCACGATGCCAATTCCATCTCCTGGCCCCAACAGGTAGCGGCTGAGTTGTGGGGAAATTTCGTTATTTGCACCTGGAGGTACAAACTCAGTACCTGGCACAGGCGATGGGGGTTGTCTTGGTGATTGTCCTTGAGGTGGAAAAGGCTGGGCAACAACAAGTTGGATAGGTGTTATTAAGAAAACTCCTACTTGAAGACTGACAAAACACAGGGCGCTGAATCCACGCATATAATAACTGGGAGCTACGAACATCGGTGTAAAAATACTGATATAGAAATTAGTCGCGCCGAGTGGTTATTTTACTCTAAAAATGTCCTATGTGTCTCTTGTATCTGCAAGTATTTACCAAGAAAAAGAGAATAATTTTGCTAAATTGAATTTCTAATATCAATTTTTTTGGAAGCTGCGGTAAGACAAGGGGCAAAATCCTTTTATTCCATGTAAACTCATAGATAATCGCTATAACTTCTATATTGTTAACATCTTTTAGCTGAGTTTTAGCCTGAATAAATTATAGAGATACTGTTGATAAATCTCTGCACAAATACATGTGTAATAGACTCTACAAAGCGCCTGCCATCAATTCAGCTTGCACTGTTTCTCCGATAGACTGGGCTAAAGGCCAAGATGTTTCTACTTGCCCTAAAGGTTCCATTGGGATCAGAATGCTTACACTTACCCAGGGAATGCGTTGCTTACGCCACTGGGCCAATTGATCTGCCAAGAACCAGTGAAAAGGTGATGGATTCCCACCGTCTGGCATAGCGTACCATTGCAAGACAGCGAAGGTTTGCTGTGGTGTGGCGGCGCGAAAAAACCTAGCTTCTACTTTAGTTCCAAGATTAGAAGCCGACTTTGCAGGCGGTTTCACAGTAAATTCAGCAGAACGAAATTGAGCTACATCCCACTTTCCCCAGCGTGACCTTCCCCAGCCGTTAACATCTGTCCACTCTACTTCTGGTTGATCCATAGGCCCATTTTGCGGCAGCAAAAGCAGGATTGCCTGGGATTGAGAACCTTGTTTTTTAAGTAGCTGTAAAGACCATTTATGTTCGCCAATTTGCTGGTCTGCTTGTTCAATAGTTTGCCAACCAGGAAGGGTCAACCCAGTGTTGCGGATCTCTTTTAACTCGTTGAGGGTAGCAATAGGTGGGGGCTGTTTCCATTGCCAGTGTCCTGTCAGATATCCAGGAACCCCTCCTATTGCTAGTAGCAGTAGCAGTAATAAAAGTGCTGCTACTTGACTCAATTGGTTTTCCTTGAAAAACTTGGAGAAGGAAATCATCAGTAAAATTTGTAATACTTAGGCAGAATTTTACTTCATAAAATCACACCATGAGTTCAGTAATATTTATGAGTAGAGAATTAAGTGGGAGAGCAGGGAGAAAAGAAATTAACCCATACCCCATGCCCAATACTCCTAACTTTCCGCTTCTTGCTGAGTTTCTTGAGATGCTGAAAAATAGCTAGCCAGCCAATTCAGTAAGGGCACTAATGACACCAGCATACAAGCAGAGTAGACATCACCACCCCAACCCTCATGGAGCCATTTAAAAGCTGCTTCTTGACCTGTGCCGTGAAAGAAAGTCAGTAAAGTATTACGAATGATATTCGCAATAATACTAACGATCGCAGCAAGAGATAAAAACGATATAGTTGTGCGGCGTGAAGACAAAGCGTCTGTCCAATAAAGCAGCATCAAGCCTACGTAGAGAGTAGTAAACAACATTTTCAGCCCAGCACAATAGGGAGCAACTTCCACAATCCTTCCTCCCACATAGAGATTTACCTCGTTTACGGTTACATCCATACCAAATTGATTCAGGATGAAGCCTGCTGTACCAGCGATGAAGCTTTGAAGAGGCAAGGTATAGGGAGCAATCAGATATGGCATTGCTGTTGGGGTTGCCAAAAATACTAATAGCAGGGGGAATCCTTGCGATCGCAAACCTGCTATTCCTTTAAACCATAGGCATAATCCTACCAAAATAACGGGCAAGGAAAGGTTAACCCACTCCATAACACCGCTAAGGTAAAAAACTGCCCCGAATAACAAGAAAACAGCGCTCAAAGGATGGATGGTATCTGGCAAACGTTTCCACTTTTTCCGGTTCATCCAGACTAGATAAGCCGCAAATGGTAAACCAATAATTCCGTGGCTGAAATATTCGTGTTCTGTACTGATATTTTTGTGCAGCCAACCATCGAACCAGTGTAGCAATATAGGAGCAAAAAGCAGCAGCAAAACGCCTATAATAGCTAGATTTAATAAGTCTGAGGCGTTTCTATTTTTTATCTGTTGCTGGAGTGCCATGATTTTTATTAGTCATTGGTCATTGGTCATTGGTCATTTGCAAAGGACAAAGGACAAATATCTAATTGTTAGATGTACATATAAGTATGAATTAACATCAGGCTACCACGCTGCCAAGGTCGGCAGTGGAGGGTTCATCTACCTTAGAAGTTGTTGAGACTGCATGAGCGATCGCAGCTACAACTTCTTTAACTTGGCTACTGCTCAAACCAGGATACATCGGTAATGATAAGATTTGCTGTGAGAGTTTTTCTGCTTCTGGAAAATCTCCTGGCTGGTAGCCTAAGTTAGTGAATGCCGGTTGGAGATGACAAGGAATTGGGTAGTGAATGCCAGTTTGAATTCCTACTGCTGTGAGTTTTTCCTGGAGTTGCTGGCGCTCTATCGGGCAAGAATCATCAATTTTAATCACATAAAGATGATAAACGTGTCCTGTACCACTTTGGTTTTCTATAGGGATAATACCAGTAGTTGCCAAGGGCGCTAGTTCGCTATCATACTGTTGGGCTATAGTTAAGCGATCGCGATTCCACTGTGGCAAATATGGTAATTTTCGGTGCAAAACTGCTGCTTGTAAAGTATCCAAGCGGCTATTCGTACCTGCTTCAGTATGAAAATACTTTTGCGATGCACCGTAATTTCGCAAGCGCACCATCTTCTGGGCTACATCTGAATCTCGTGTCAGCAGCATTCCTCCATCCCCAAATGCTCCCAAATTTTTGCTGGGATAGAAACTAAAAGCTGCTGCTATTCCTACTGAACCAGCGTGATATCCGTCTCTTTCGGCGAGGTGTGCTTGGGCGGCATCTTCAAAAATTAGTAGTTTGTAGGTATCGGCAAAGTTTATTAGTTCGCGTGGTGATACCATTTGACCATAAAGATGCACAGGGATTATTGCTTTGGTCTGAGGTGTAATTGCCTTTGCTGCTTTTCTTAAGTCAATTAAAGCAGTTTGGCGATCGCAATCTACCAGAATTGGCTTTGCGCCAGCCCGGATAACCCCAATCAAGGTGGCGATAAAAGTGTTTGCTGGTAAAATCACTTCATCACCAGCACCAATATTACACGCTTGCAATCCAAGAGCGATCGCATCTGTTCCTGATGCAACACCAACCCCATAAGCTGCCCCAGAAACTGCCGCAAATGCTGCTTCAAAATCTGAGAGTGCTTGCCCTAAAATAAAATCTCCCTGTTCCAATACAGATTGGATTGCATCTTGTAATTGCGTTTGAATTGGTTCGTGTTGTAACTTCAGGTCTACAAAAGGAACTCTAATGGTCATTTTATTCATTACCAATTGTCCTCAAAAAATATTTCCTCGGATGCAAAAATAGAAAAGCCTGCACAATTTTCAGCATGAAATTGTAATAGGTTTAATCTATTGAATCGAGACTTGTATTACTTGTATTAACTATCTAGGATTATCAGCCATCGGTACTAGCTGCCATAAGTAAAAATGGCTATAAAAGTTACATGCGTATAATTTTTGTAAGTAAATTTACCTTGAATATTCCAGTCAGAATCTTTCCTTCTGTACATAAAGAATTACAGCTCCTTTCTATTGTATTCTTAGCATTAGCTTACCCTGGTTGAATCCAAATCTAACGCAGTCTGACTGTAAAATCTTAAGCAACAAAGGCTACACCAGTGCTAAATAAAGAACATTCAGCACCAGTAGCTAGTAACTTGTAGATACCGCGTCGCCGACTTAATGGAAGGGGTAAAAAATTTTTGCCCCAAATTTGTTTGTCAGAGGCAAAATTAGGGAATGCTTAAAAATAGCAATTGATAACCTAGAAATAGAGCTTATATCAATTCACAAGATCGAGAAATTATTAAGGTAGCAGTGGCAATGATAGAGCCTGAAAACAAATTATTTGCCCTAAAGGATGGTTGGGATTCTCATGAATCAAGAGAACAACAACGCCTCAAAGCTTTGTCAGATTTAGGTTTGCGGCAACCAGAAACGATTCCGGTTTTTGAAGAAGCCACACAGACTGCTGCCCACTTTTTGGAAGCGCCAATTTCCATATTGGGATTTGTAGATCAAGAACGTCACTGGTTCAAGTCATCGGTGGGCTTATCTAGGCTAGGGCTAATGAATCATTTAGCACAAAGCCGCCAACTGTCACGCCGGGAATCATTCTGCACTCAGGTAGTAGAGAGTCTTCAAATATTTGTAATTAATGATACTCATAAACTTACAGACCCAGTGCTTGCTAGCAGCAAATTGGTGCAGGATTATGGCATTCGTGCTTACTTAGGAGCGCCACTAATTGATGCTGAAGGACATTGTTTGGGTGCATTGGCGGTGATGGATTTAGTGCCGCGCAATTTTACAAACCGAGACATTGAGTTTTTACAAATCATAGCTCGTTGGAGCATGAGTGAATTTGAGCGTAACCGACTCCTGCAAGGGAAACTCGAATCAAGCACTGCTGCGATACCTCCTATATTTTCACTCAATGACGAACGGAACACAGAGATTAAAATCACCGCACCCACTAAAGATAGCGACTCTGTTTCTACCAAGCAACTGAAGTTAGAACTTTTAGGTCAGCTAACTCAGGAGTTACGCACGCCCTTAACATCTGTACTCGGTATGGCTGGCGTTTTAGGACGTGAGATTTATGGGCCTTTGACGACTAAGCAAAGAGAATATTTGGAAATTATCCAACACAGTGGTCGATATTTACTTTCCCTAGTAAATGAAATTACTGAACTAGGAGCTATGGATGACAACTCAACTGTACTTAATCTAGCTCCTGTGGATATCGAAATGCTGTGTCAACAAGCTATCAATACTTTAGAAGAAGTGGCTAATCGGCGCGAGCAAGATATTCGCCTCTCTATAGAACCGGGACGCAATCGCATTTGGCCTTTAGATAAAGAAAAGGTGCGACAAATCCTTTATCACCTGGTTTTCAGTGTGATTCAACTTTCGGCTACAGGTAGCGTTGTTCGCATTCATGTATCTTACAAGGAAGATACACTCAACATTACTATTTGGGTTTCCCATCCCTGGTTAGGGGATGGCATAACAGAGGTCGATCCCTACTTCCGTCTCAATTCTTTGTCGCTGCTAGAGTTAACAGGCGAAGTAGCAAGTTACAATACTCATACAGAAAGCCAGAAGCAACTAGATACTTCATCTGTAGCAGTGGAAAATTCAAAAAACTTGAGTGATTCTCACTCAAATTTCTTTGCTGCTAGTTCAGGGATAAATTTAGCTAAATCAACTGGAACTCTTTCTCGTGAAAGCTTGGGGCTATTGCTAAGTTGTCAACTGGCAGAGTTGCACAGGGGACAAATTTTGATTCAAGGTTCACCCGAATCAGGATATCGTTATGTGCTTTCTTTGCCACTCCAACTGGCAACTCCCTCACAAGCTATTAGCGATGTCTAAATTATTGGGATTGGGATTGGGAAAGAGGTATTTTCAACTATATTGTTGAGTACTAAGTACATGAAGGGCTATCTTAATTTGATATTGGCTGAAGGTTTCGGATTAAAGGTAGTAGCTGATGGCTAAAAATAAGAGCGCTATAACGCGATGTGCAATCTCTGTTATTACCTTTTTATAGCCATAAGCATTATGATCGATTCCAAGTTCTGCGTCGGCAGGCTAATCGATCGCAATGTTTTTTATGAATTTAGTCTGGCAACGATTTACTTTATCATCTTTACCGCTCAAAGAATATCTTGCTACCAGTTACGTACACCGTTATCTGGTCGGACTGTTAAGTCCTTGGCGGCAAACCAGCATCTTACTTCAGTGGGGAGATGCGACAGCAGCTGCTTTACTCAGCTTAATATATGCCCTTGCACCTTTTGCTTCGAGTACGTTAGTAGGTTTGTTACTGGTGGCTTGTGTGGGATTTTGGTTGTTGTTAACTTTATCTGATGAAGTCACACCAGCAAATGTCTCGTCAGTCACTCCCATTCACCTGCTGGTATTGCTCTATTGGGGAATTGCTGTCATCGCAACAGCATTATCACCAGTGAAAAAGGCGGCACTTAACGACTTGGGAACGTTGACCTTGTATTTGCTACTATTTGCCCTTTGTGCCAGGGTACTAAGGTCGCCTCGTCTCCGGTCTTGGATTATCATTCTTTACCTGCATGTATCGTTAATTGTCAGTGTCTATGGATTGCGGCAATGGTTTTTTGGAGCCACAGCACTGGCAACTTGGGTCGATCCTGAATCTCCTCTGTCTAAGACTACAAGAGTCTACAGTTATTTAGGTAATCCCAATTTATTGGCAGGATACCTTTTACCAGCAGTAATTTTTAGTTTAGTGGCAATTTTTGCATGGCAAAGCTGGCTCAAAAAAGCTCTAGCATTAACAATGCTGATTGTCAATACTGCCTGCCTGATCCTGACTTTTAGTCGTGGCGGTTGGATTGGACTAGTGGTGGCAATTTTAGCTGTGATGGCATTGCTAGTTTATTGGAAAAGTCTGGAAATGCCTCCTTTTTGGCGTACTTGGTCGCTACCGATTATCTTGGGGGGTTTAATTGGGGTATTATTGCTAGCAGTAATATTTATAGATCCAGTGCAGGTTCGGGTCTTGAGTATTTTTGCCGATCGCAAAGATAGCAGTAATAATTTTCGCCGAAATGTGTGGGATGCTGTCTTTGAGATGATTCGCGATCGCCCAATTTTCGGTATTGGCCCCGGTCACAACTCTTTTAATAAAGTTTATCCTCTCTACCAACGCCCTCGTTACACTGCTTTAAGTGCTTATTCGATTTTGTTTGAAGTGACTGTAGAAACTGGATTTGTTGGTTTAGCCTTCTTTCTCTGGCTAATAATCGTTACATTTAATACGGCATTTTTGCAAGTCCGACGATTGCGACAAATCAGAAGTGGAGAGGGATTTTGGTTAATTGGGGCGATCGCTATTTTGTTGGGTATGCTAGCTCACGGCACTGTAGATACTGTCTGGTATCGTCCTGAAGTCAATACCCTCTGGTGGCTCATAGTTGCCTTAATTGCCAGTTACTGGAAACCTTTAGCTCAAAATCAGACAAGTTCATCTAACCCTGAACCAGCATTAAACTAACTTAAGTTAGTGTGTCAGTTGTTTTTATAATGAACAACTGACAACTTTTGAACGCATTTAAAAAAGGCTAGAGACAACATTTAACTTGTCTCTAGCCTTTTTTACTTAGTGGGCAGTACCAGACTCGAACTGATGACGTCCTGCTTGTAAGGCAGGCGCTCTACCAACTGAGCTAACCGCCCGTTTGTTTGACCAATCCTTAACTAATATAGCAGACCATTTCGCATTGCGCTAGTAGTTTTGGTAAAATCTTTTTTTCTCTTATACTGGCTCAGTATTCAGTTACTCAGCACGGGCTAAACGCCCCGCTATCGCTAACAGGAATTAGAATGCCCTCTGGTCGGACGCACGATCGCATTACTATGTATGCTCTGCCATTGGTGGCGGGCGTTACTTTGTGGCAGACTCGCAGTAGCAATGCGACTTTGTTGGTTGCAGGCGGGTTTCTATTTGGAGGGCTGATGTTTGGCCCCGATTTGGATATTTACTCTGTGCAATTTCAACGCTGGGGTTTCTTGCGCTGGATTTGGCTACCTTATCAAAAAAGTCTGCGGCATCGTTCTTTTTTATCCCACGGGCCGATTATTGGCACAATTCTGCGGATACTTTATCTGGGGTGTTTGCTAGCAATCTTGGCAATTTTCGTTTTGGCAATTGCCCAAAGGTTATGGAATCTGAGTTTTACTTGGCAAGATTTGGGTGGAACTGTGGGGCGATCGCTCGGGCAATACAATACTGAATATATTGCCCTGTTTTTGGGTTTGGAACTTGGTGCGATGAGTCATTCTCTTAGCGATTGGAGCGGTTCTGCATACAAGCGCTTTCAAAAACAGGGGATTCGGGGGTTGCTTCCTAGTGGCAAAATGAAGAAGCGGAAAGTTACAAGTCGCGGTAGTCGTCGAGCTACAGTTAGCAGAAAGAGCAACGGAAGAACGACAAAGGACAAAGGACAAATGACAAATGACAAATGACAAAGTTGATACTTTGGCGGCGTTGCAAGAATTGATTGAGATAGTAGCAAAATTGCGATCGCCTGATGGTGGTTGTCCGTGGGATTTGGCGCAAACTCCCGAAACGCTAACCCCTTATGTGATTGAAGAAGCTTATGAGGTGGTGGATGCAATTAAAAGTGGGGATAAAAATGCGATCGCAGAAGAGTTAGGCGATTTATTATTACAGGTGGTATTGCAAGCCCAAATTGCCAGCGAATCTGGACAATTTTCCCTCAAAGAAATAACTCAGGGGATTTCCCAAAAGTTGATTCGCCGTCACCCTCATGTCTTTGGTGATGTATCGGTGACAAGTGTGGATGAGGTGCGGCAAAATTGGGAACAAATCAAGGCTGCGGAAAAAGGCGAACCATCCCCAGAGGCGCAAAAACTTAGTGCTAAACTCGGTCGTTATGGGCGTACTCTTCCCCCGTTGACAGCAGCGATGAAGATTTCTCAAAAGGCTGCGGCGATCGGGTTTGAATGGGAAAATATTCAGGGCGTTTGGGATAAATTTCATGAAGAGTTAGGGGAGTTTCAACAGGCTTTAGCTGCGGAAACACCCGAACGACAACAAGCAGAATTAGGCGATTTACTGTTTGCAGTTATTCAGCTAGCGCGTTGGCATAATCTCGATCCTAGCGCCGGTTTGCAAGGCACAAATCAGCGATTTGTGCAGCGATTAGAAAAAATGGAGGCAGTTGTCGATCGCCCCCTTTCTGATTACAGTTTGGATGAGTTAGAAACTCTTTGGCAACAGGCAAAAGCCCAACTTGCTAATGAAAAGAGGAAGGAGTAGGGAGGCTCCTCTTCAAGATTCTTTAGGAGAAAACCACTTATCATATAACGATTGATAAGTATCATTTTCTTTTAGATTCAGTAGGGCCTGATTAATTGGTTTGCGGTAGGGACTGTTGTTAGGCATAATGATGCCGTAGCTTTCTTCACGCAAGATACTGCCAACAATCTGTACTTTCCCTTTGCCTTCATTGGCAGCATAAAACAGGAGTACAGGTGCATCAAACACCACAGCATCAGCTTTTTTTGTTTGCAAAGCATTGTAAGCTTCTTCAATTTTGGGGACTTCTAAAATTGAAATATGATGTTCTTGCAGATATGTCGCCGCTGTGCTACCCGCAGTTGTAGCCACTACCTTGCCTGGTAAATCGTTTATACTCCTGATATCGCTCTGAAGTTGCTGCACTGTTAATGAAGTAGTCGCGCTGGCTGTAAAGTAGGCGACAAAGAGGACTCCGATGAACATCCAGACTACAGCTATTAAACGTCCCAGCACTCCCTTGGGCATTTCATCGGCTTGAGTCGCTAATGTGGCAGCTGCCCACCAACAAGCTTTAAAAATGCCAGGAAAGTATGATTGAGAAATCATCCCTTCTTTGTGATTGCGCTCAGATAACCAAATAATGTGGGCTGCTAAGACAATTAGCACTAGGGCAATGCCTATTACCTGCAAGAGGCCAGTAGAGAAAAACAATTGCAAAATATTTGGAAAGGCACTGTTTTTACTATCTACGTTTCGTACCATAATTTGCAGCCCCCCAGCAAAAATGGGTAATGAGAAATCAAAATTCTGCTCGCGTTCAGATGTAATTGAGATAGCTGCAATCCCCAAGTTGACTTTGCTGTCTTTAATCGCAGAAAGCAGTTCTGGCACACTGGAATATTCAATAAATTTAGACTCTACACCGATTTGGTTAGCAATGCTGCGCCAAAGGTCGATACTGAATCCCGATAGCTCACCTTTGTTTGATAGTACAAAAGGCGGTATAACTCGTGTACCTACTAATAATGGTTGTTGGAGTTTTGGCGATTGTTGGGGTTCTGGTTTTTGGGACAGTCCTGGGGATGCTATTAATAACAATGCCAAAATTCCCCCTATTAATCCTATAGAGGTATACAGTGCTAAGGAACGCCTGGTTTTGTTTTTGCAGTCCTGTCTGTCAAAATAGCCAATCGGGTTTTTCCTCCGAGCCATAAGTTGGCGAAATCTAGTAGCGATCGCATTTATCATCAGAATTAGCTTAGGGTTTCATGCAAAGTATATTTATCATTCCCACCCCATATCAAAGATCCCATTCATCATCCCCATAAAACTGAAACCTGCATCAACAGGGTAAAATTCCGAGGGATGATTTGACCTGTTGTTCTGCTACTGTTGTTGTAACCATCAGGCCCTCCTTAAGGTAGAAAAAAATTTGCTTAAATCTACTTATTATATTTCTAGTTCTACAGCACTCTAGGTAGATTTTTTTATTAACCCTTTATTGTAACATGGAACATAGGGGCTGATATAGCTACATTGTGTTTAATTGATTTTGTAAGACTCGTGTTGGCAAGACAAACCTCTATCTTTTGAGTAATAGTTTTGAGTTCAGCTTTGAGCGTACACTTGAACTTATGTTTGCTTAATATTTCCTCTCACGTGCGCTTCTCTAGTCTTAGCAAAGTGAGCAACATGAATGTAGACGATTTTAGTCAGCAAATAGAGACATTACGCTCACGGGTGACGATATTATTGCAAAGTACTGCAAGTGAACGGTACTCACAACAAAAGCTAACAGCAGAAGCTTTTGAAGAACTGAAAATTGCTTTGGAGGAAATGAGAGTCGTCTCCGAGGAACTACAAGCAACACGAATGGTAGTAGAGAAGGAGCGTCAGCGCTACCAAGAGTTATTTGATTTTGCGCCTGATGGTTACTTGGTAACTGATATTTATGGCACTATTCTTGAAGCTAACCAAGCTACTACTGTCTTACTTAATATCTCAGAGCGATTTTTGATTCGTAAACCGTTGGTTAGTTTTATCGCCCAGTCAGATCGTCAAGCTTTTTTTGATTATCTGGCTCAGTTGCAGCATCTCGACCGGGGCGGAGAATGGGAAGTGTGTGTACAACCACGAGAAAAAGTCTGTTTTGATGTTGCTTTGACAGTAGTTACCGTCCGTAACGAGGAGTGTAAGCCAGTTGCTCTGCGCTGGCTAATGCGCGATATTACCAAGCGTAGGCGTTTAGAGTCCGAGCGAAAACTGTTATTTGCCAGCGAGCAAATTGCCCGGATTGCAGCCGAAGCGGCAGAGAGGCGCTCTAATTTTTTGGCTGAAGCAAGTCGTGTGCTGGCATCTTCCTTAGATTACCGTACAACTCTCACGAGTATGGCACAACTAGCAGTGCCTACCCTTGCCGATTGTTGCATTGTAGATGTCGTTGAAAATAATTCGGTAGCCTTTACTAACCCAGTCATCGCTGCTTCGGAACCGCAGAAAGAAGCACTAGTGCGAGAACTCCGACAACGCTATCCAATTCCTATCGATGCCGATCGTGGACTACCAAAGGTTTTACGGACTGGTAAGCCGGAACTGGTTACAGACATTCTTGAGTCTTCATTGCAGAAAAACACATGGAACCAGGAATATCTCAATTTACTGCAAGTTAAGTCTTATATGGTTGTGCCCCTGTTAGTGCGGAAACGCAAATTAGGGACAATTGTATTTGCCTCTACACAAGTAGGACGGTATTACACAATTGTAGACCTAGCAATGGCTGAAGAAGTTGCCCAACGCGCAGCTTCTGCTATTGAAAATGCACAGCTTTATCGCCAAGCCCAGGAAGCCAACCGAATTAAAGACGAATTTTTAGCGATCGTCTCTCACGAACTTCGTACACCTCTCAACTCGATGCTGGGTTGGGTTCAAGTAATCCGTAATCGAAAATTGGATGAAGCAGTTACTTCTAAGGCACTGGAGACAATCGAACGAAATGCAAAACTTCAAAGGAAACTGATTGAAGATATCCTGGATATTTCACGGATTGTACAAGGTAAAATCCGCCTAAATCTCCATAAAGTTGACCTGGTAATTGTAATTAACGCGGCGATTGAGGCTGTATATCCCACATCTGAGATTAAAGATATTCGAGTTGAATCTAAGCTTGACTTGTCAGTAGGTGAGGTTATGGGTGATGCAGAACGCCTGCAACAAATAGTCTGGAATTTGCTCTCTAACGCCGTCAAGTTTACACCTAGCGGAGGCCGAGTTGAAGTGTGTCTGGAGCAGGTAAACTCAAATGCGAAGATTTCTGTCTCTGACACAGGTAAGGGAATTAATGCTGACTTTCTACCTTATATATTTGAGCGCTTCCGTCAAGCTGATAGCACAACTACTAGAGCAGACAGTGGTTTGGGGCTGGGACTGGCAATTGTAAACCACTTAGTAGAAATGCACTCAGGCACAGTTCATGCATTTAGTGAAGGGGAAGAACGGGGAGCAACATTTACAGTCTTGTTGCCTCTAATAGAAGCGCAACCAGAGCAGTTAATTAAAGAAAGTCAAGTAAAAGTCAATAACCTCTTAGCGCTTGATGGGTTGCAAATCCTCCTTGTAGATGATAATGCCGATACTCGTGAGTTAATTGCCTTCATTCTTCAACAGTCGGGAGCGCAGGTGACATCGGTTAGCTCAGTAGGTGAAGCCTTGGAAGCACTGGTACGATTAAGACCAAATATTTTAGTCAGTGATATTGGAATGCCAGATGAGGATGGTTATTCGCTAATTCGCCAAGTGCGATCGCAAGAAGCCCTTCGTGGGGAGAAGATTCCAGCTGTAGCACTAACGGCATTTGCTAGAGATGAAGAACGCCGCCTGGCTCTGGAAGCCGGATTCCAGGTTCATCTATCTAAACCAATCGAGCCAGATAAGTTGGTGAAAGTACTGGCGAACCTAGTTAAAGGCAACCAACAATTTTAACGTATAAGTCTTAAGGTTTTTTAGCACGTAATCAGCAATTGCGTGGGTGTAGCTAGTCGTAAATATTGCTGAATTAGCAAATGTTAGGCGTAGCCAGCCGTAAGTAAGTTAGCGTTAAAAAAAGAGGCAGTTACTACCGCCTCCTTGCAAATTAAAGCTTGGGTGGATTGAGAAATGCTTTGACAGCAGCCTAGAAACTCGGCTAGCGGCTCAAAAACATAA
Protein-coding sequences here:
- a CDS encoding DegT/DnrJ/EryC1/StrS family aminotransferase — encoded protein: MTIRVPFVDLKLQHEPIQTQLQDAIQSVLEQGDFILGQALSDFEAAFAAVSGAAYGVGVASGTDAIALGLQACNIGAGDEVILPANTFIATLIGVIRAGAKPILVDCDRQTALIDLRKAAKAITPQTKAIIPVHLYGQMVSPRELINFADTYKLLIFEDAAQAHLAERDGYHAGSVGIAAAFSFYPSKNLGAFGDGGMLLTRDSDVAQKMVRLRNYGASQKYFHTEAGTNSRLDTLQAAVLHRKLPYLPQWNRDRLTIAQQYDSELAPLATTGIIPIENQSGTGHVYHLYVIKIDDSCPIERQQLQEKLTAVGIQTGIHYPIPCHLQPAFTNLGYQPGDFPEAEKLSQQILSLPMYPGLSSSQVKEVVAAIAHAVSTTSKVDEPSTADLGSVVA
- a CDS encoding GAF domain-containing sensor histidine kinase, with translation MIEPENKLFALKDGWDSHESREQQRLKALSDLGLRQPETIPVFEEATQTAAHFLEAPISILGFVDQERHWFKSSVGLSRLGLMNHLAQSRQLSRRESFCTQVVESLQIFVINDTHKLTDPVLASSKLVQDYGIRAYLGAPLIDAEGHCLGALAVMDLVPRNFTNRDIEFLQIIARWSMSEFERNRLLQGKLESSTAAIPPIFSLNDERNTEIKITAPTKDSDSVSTKQLKLELLGQLTQELRTPLTSVLGMAGVLGREIYGPLTTKQREYLEIIQHSGRYLLSLVNEITELGAMDDNSTVLNLAPVDIEMLCQQAINTLEEVANRREQDIRLSIEPGRNRIWPLDKEKVRQILYHLVFSVIQLSATGSVVRIHVSYKEDTLNITIWVSHPWLGDGITEVDPYFRLNSLSLLELTGEVASYNTHTESQKQLDTSSVAVENSKNLSDSHSNFFAASSGINLAKSTGTLSRESLGLLLSCQLAELHRGQILIQGSPESGYRYVLSLPLQLATPSQAISDV
- a CDS encoding IctB family putative bicarbonate transporter — its product is MNLVWQRFTLSSLPLKEYLATSYVHRYLVGLLSPWRQTSILLQWGDATAAALLSLIYALAPFASSTLVGLLLVACVGFWLLLTLSDEVTPANVSSVTPIHLLVLLYWGIAVIATALSPVKKAALNDLGTLTLYLLLFALCARVLRSPRLRSWIIILYLHVSLIVSVYGLRQWFFGATALATWVDPESPLSKTTRVYSYLGNPNLLAGYLLPAVIFSLVAIFAWQSWLKKALALTMLIVNTACLILTFSRGGWIGLVVAILAVMALLVYWKSLEMPPFWRTWSLPIILGGLIGVLLLAVIFIDPVQVRVLSIFADRKDSSNNFRRNVWDAVFEMIRDRPIFGIGPGHNSFNKVYPLYQRPRYTALSAYSILFEVTVETGFVGLAFFLWLIIVTFNTAFLQVRRLRQIRSGEGFWLIGAIAILLGMLAHGTVDTVWYRPEVNTLWWLIVALIASYWKPLAQNQTSSSNPEPALN
- a CDS encoding cyanoexosortase B system-associated protein, which encodes MISFSKFFKENQLSQVAALLLLLLLLAIGGVPGYLTGHWQWKQPPPIATLNELKEIRNTGLTLPGWQTIEQADQQIGEHKWSLQLLKKQGSQSQAILLLLPQNGPMDQPEVEWTDVNGWGRSRWGKWDVAQFRSAEFTVKPPAKSASNLGTKVEARFFRAATPQQTFAVLQWYAMPDGGNPSPFHWFLADQLAQWRKQRIPWVSVSILIPMEPLGQVETSWPLAQSIGETVQAELMAGAL
- the crtB gene encoding cyanoexosortase B; translated protein: MALQQQIKNRNASDLLNLAIIGVLLLLFAPILLHWFDGWLHKNISTEHEYFSHGIIGLPFAAYLVWMNRKKWKRLPDTIHPLSAVFLLFGAVFYLSGVMEWVNLSLPVILVGLCLWFKGIAGLRSQGFPLLLVFLATPTAMPYLIAPYTLPLQSFIAGTAGFILNQFGMDVTVNEVNLYVGGRIVEVAPYCAGLKMLFTTLYVGLMLLYWTDALSSRRTTISFLSLAAIVSIIANIIRNTLLTFFHGTGQEAAFKWLHEGWGGDVYSACMLVSLVPLLNWLASYFSASQETQQEAES